The following is a genomic window from Micromonospora cathayae.
CTGGACGCCGGCCCGGAGGAGCGGGAGGCCGCCGAGAACGACCTGACCCGGCAGTTGCGGGCGGTACGGCTGGACCCGACCGACCCGGCGTGCGAGGCGGTGATCGCCGCGAGCCGGCGGCTGGCGCTGGCCCGGCAGGTGCACACCGACCTGGTCCGGGACGCGCTGACCGTCCGCCGCCGGCTGCTGGTACGCCTGTTCCGGCTGGGCCGTGGGCACGACCGTCCCCGCTACTTCGACGTGGACGACCCCACCCTGGCCCTCCCGGCGGACGTCCCCGCCGGCTGACGCCGGTCCTCACGACCGCCGGTCGGGCGGTGGGTGACGACCGCCGGGTGACGGCCGCAGGGCCGGTGACGACCGCCGGGTGACGGTCGCGGTGCCGGTGACGACCGCCACAGAGCAGGCCACCCGGGGCTCGATTGGCTGTCGGACGGGCGTCCGGCCGGTCGTAACATCGGCGTGACCAGCACCCCCACCACGTGTCGAGGAGCGATCACCCGTGTCCGAATCCAGCACCCCGCCCGCCACCGCCACGTCCGTCGTCGGCACCGCCCGCGTCAAGCGCGGCATGGCCGAGATGCTCAAGGGCGGCGTGATCATGGACGTGGTCACCGCCGAGCAGGCCAAGATCGCCGAGGACGCCGGGGCGGTCGCGGTGATGGCCCTGGAACGGGTCCCGGCGGACATCCGGGCCCAGGGCGGCGTCTCCCGGATGAGCGACCCGGACATGATCGACGGAATCATCAACGCGGTCTCCATCCCGGTCATGGCCAAGGCCCGGATCGGCCACTTCGTCGAGGCGCAGATCCTCCAGTCCCTCGGCGTCGACTACGTCGACGAGTCCGAGGTGCTCACCCCGGCCGACTACGCCAACCACATCGACAAGTGGGCGTTCACCGTCCCGTTCGTCTGCGGCGCGACCAACCTCGGTGAGGCGCTGCGCCGGATCACCGAGGGCGCTGCCATGATCCGCTCCAAGGGCGAGGCCGGCACCGGTGACGTCTCCAACGCCACCACCCACATGCGGAAGATCCGGCAGGAGATCCGCCGGCTCCAGTCGCTGCCCACCGACGAGCTGTTCGTCGCGGCGAAGGAGCTTCAGGCCCCGTACGAGCTGGTCAAGGAGATCGCCGAGACCGGCAAGCTGCCCGTGGTGCTGTTCACCGCCGGCGGCATCGCCACCCCCGCCGACGCCGCGATGATGATGCAGCTCGGCGCGGAGGGCGTCTTCGTCGGCTCGGGCATCTTCAAGTCCGGCAACCCGGCCCAGCGGGCCGCCGCGATCGTCAAGGCCACCACCTTCCACGACGACCCGGACGTGCTGGCCAAGGTGTCCCGGGGTCTGGGCGAGGCGATGGTCGGCATCAACGTCGACGAGATCCCGCAGCCGCACCGGCTGGCCGAGCGGGGCTGGTGACCGTGCCGGGCGGGCCCACGATCGGGGTGCTCGCGCTCCAGGGGGACGTCCGCGAGCACGTGCACGCTCTGGCCGGCTGCGGCGCGGACGCCCGCCCGGTCCGCCGCGCCGAGGAGCTGGACGCGGTGGACGGGCTGGTCGTCCCGGGCGGCGAGTCCACCACCATCAGCAAGCTCGCCGACATCTTCGAGCTGCGCGAGCCGATCGACAAGCGGATCGCCGCCGGCATGCCGGTCTACGGCTCCTGCGCCGGCATGATCATGCTGGCCCGTGAGGTGCTCGACGGCCGTCCCGACCAGCGCGGGTTCGACGGGATCGACATGACGGTGCGGCGCAACGCGTTCGGTCGGCAGGTCGACTCGTTCGAGGCACCGGTGACCGTGACCGGCATCGAGGGGGAGCCGTTCCACGCGGTCTTCATCCGTGCCCCCTGGGTCGAGCGGGTCGGCGACGGCGTCGAGGTGCTCGGCAGGGTCACCGACGGGCCGGCCGCCGGACGGATCGTCGCCGTCCGGCAGGGCAACCTGCTGGCCACCTCGTTCCACCCGGAGCTGACCGGCGACCTGCGACTGCACGCGTACTTCGTCGACCTGGTCCGGTCCGCCGCCTGACCGGCCGTCCGGGTCCCGGGTCGGCCTCCCGCCGGCCCCGGGACCCGGCCTACCCGGGGCCCGGCCGTGGTGGTCGCGACAGCACCGATCCCGGGGCGTCGGTCCGCCCCGTGGTGGCGGTGTGACACCGAACTGGGGAACCTCGGTAGGATTGCCGGCGGTTCGGCAGGGCCATCGCCCGCCGGGGCCCTTCCCGCAGAGCCGACCGGCCGCTCACGTCGCCGGCGTCCGGGTGTGGAGGTGGTGCGGGCAGTCGACGCAGGCGTGGGTCAACAGACGGAGGTACGAGATGTCCGGCCACTCAAAGTGGGCGACCACCAAGCACAAGAAGGCCGTGATCGACGCCAAGCGCGGCAAGATGTTCGCCAAGCTGATCAAAAACGTCGAGGTGGCGGCCCGGACCGGCGGCGGCGACCCGGCCGGCAACCCGACCCTCTACGACGCCATCCAGAAGGCGAAGAAGAACTCCGTACCCAACGACAACATCGACCGGGCGGTCAAGCGCGGCTCCGGCCTGGAGGCCGGCGGCGCCGACTACCAGACGATCATGTACGAGGGGTACGGCCCGAACGGCGTCGCGCTGCTCATCGAGTGCCTGACCGACAACCGTAACCGGGCCGCGACCGAGGTCCGTACCGCGCTGACCCGTAACGGCGGCTCGTTCGCCGACGCCGGCTCGGTGTCGTACATGTTCTCCCGCAAGGGCGTGGTGATCGTGCCCAAGGCCGGCACCAACGAGGACGACGTGATGATGGCGGTCCTCGACGCCGGGGCCGAGGAGGTCAACGACCTCGGTGAGGCGTTCGAGGTGGTCTCCGAGCCGGGTGACCTGATCGCCGTCCGCACCGCCCTCCAGGACGCCGGCATCGAGTACGAGTCGGCCGAGTCCTCCCTGATCCCCAGCGTGAACGTGCCGCTGGACGAGGAGGGCGCGCGGAAGATCTTCAAGCTGATCGACGTCCTGGAGGACTGCGACGACGTGCAGAACGTCTTCGCCAATTTCGACGTCTCCGACGAGGTCATGGCGGCCGTCGGCTGACGTTCGTCCATCGTCGGCGACTCGCTTTCTCCTGCTCGACGGCGGCGGCACCAACAACGGTGCTGCCGCCGTCTTTCGCTTTCCGGCTGCTGTCGTGGGTGGAACCCACCACGACCAGCCGTCGTCATTCTGACTCTCCGCGCTCCGGCCGGCGACCGTACCGTCTCCCTGGTTGCGGCCCGCCCGCCCTGTCCGCGCCGGTAAGCCGGGGATGACCCGGTGTGACGACTCCTCGGATCTCCCCTGGTGGATCAACCTTAGCTCGCTGACTCTCCGTCGCCGATCTTGAACCCATTGACACATGCGCAGGTATTCCCTACGTTCAACCCGCTCGTGGACGGGGGAGGACGCGTGGGGCATCGCGTGGGACAGGCTGTGCCAGTTGGGCACGGGAGACGAAGTGG
Proteins encoded in this region:
- the pdxS gene encoding pyridoxal 5'-phosphate synthase lyase subunit PdxS codes for the protein MSESSTPPATATSVVGTARVKRGMAEMLKGGVIMDVVTAEQAKIAEDAGAVAVMALERVPADIRAQGGVSRMSDPDMIDGIINAVSIPVMAKARIGHFVEAQILQSLGVDYVDESEVLTPADYANHIDKWAFTVPFVCGATNLGEALRRITEGAAMIRSKGEAGTGDVSNATTHMRKIRQEIRRLQSLPTDELFVAAKELQAPYELVKEIAETGKLPVVLFTAGGIATPADAAMMMQLGAEGVFVGSGIFKSGNPAQRAAAIVKATTFHDDPDVLAKVSRGLGEAMVGINVDEIPQPHRLAERGW
- the pdxT gene encoding pyridoxal 5'-phosphate synthase glutaminase subunit PdxT, translated to MPGGPTIGVLALQGDVREHVHALAGCGADARPVRRAEELDAVDGLVVPGGESTTISKLADIFELREPIDKRIAAGMPVYGSCAGMIMLAREVLDGRPDQRGFDGIDMTVRRNAFGRQVDSFEAPVTVTGIEGEPFHAVFIRAPWVERVGDGVEVLGRVTDGPAAGRIVAVRQGNLLATSFHPELTGDLRLHAYFVDLVRSAA
- a CDS encoding YebC/PmpR family DNA-binding transcriptional regulator, translating into MSGHSKWATTKHKKAVIDAKRGKMFAKLIKNVEVAARTGGGDPAGNPTLYDAIQKAKKNSVPNDNIDRAVKRGSGLEAGGADYQTIMYEGYGPNGVALLIECLTDNRNRAATEVRTALTRNGGSFADAGSVSYMFSRKGVVIVPKAGTNEDDVMMAVLDAGAEEVNDLGEAFEVVSEPGDLIAVRTALQDAGIEYESAESSLIPSVNVPLDEEGARKIFKLIDVLEDCDDVQNVFANFDVSDEVMAAVG